The nucleotide window GGCAGAATAAGATACGTCACGCCAGCTATTATCGCATTGAGGAGAGCAAATCCCCACCACTGTCTTCCTTTGATTGGTATTTTTTCAGGAAGAGGGCGGGCAATCTTATTGAAATAAGGCACATCCAAAAGGATGCCGGCCAATGGAATCAAAGAGAGAACTGATACTATCAGTGCAAAGAGAGTCGCCCCTTCCCGTATCATGTATGTCTGAGTATTCACCCCTGATACTGCCCATGCGTCTGATTCTGAATAACTCATAAGGGCTTGGAGCATCCATGCTGTAGTCTCTGCCACGCCCTTTTGGTTCCATGTTGCTCCGGGATGTGTGCAAGGGCATTTCGCATACCTATGTGCTGAACCATCCGCAAAATCCCCGTAAGTATAATCAACTTGTGCAGCATCGGGACCAGACAGCTCCTCATTGTACGCAATCATCTCAAGGCTATCTGCAAGGAATTCAGCTCTAACCTGAGTTGTGAAAAGCTCTTCATAGAAGGACCAAACAGCCAGGTAGTTGTTCATGTAATCATGCTCGGTTAGATTGTAGGGGCCATCGGCTTGGATTGCTATAGCTCTATGATCCGGATTCAGTTCAGCTATCGCGCTTGCTGTGCCTGCACCCATCGAATGGCCGACGAGACCTATTTGAGCTGCATTAACAAAACCCAAACCCTTGAGCCATTGATATGCCACGTTTCCACCAAGAGTTTGTAGTGATTCTCCACCAAGGTAATCCAAAACGTCTGTGATGCGATCAGAATCGCCATGGCTTAGTTCGTCAAGTGCAAGTGCAACTACTCCCCGCTTAGCAAGCTCTAGTGCAGCAGGACCTTCCGTGTCTTTGTCGTTGTTCATTCCATGAAGTAGGAGGACAGCCGGTGCTGGACTGGCATTTGTTGCTGTTAGAGGTCGGTACATCTTTCCTGCAACAGCCAATCCGTTGTCGTCGATTATCCGAATATACTCTACATCGATGGATCCAAAGTTGCTCTGAATACCGTGACCCAGCAGTGCAGAAGATCCTATCAGCACAAGACAAAGAACGAACAACTGTTTCTTCCTATTCAGTTGTTTGAGAGTTTCCATATTTGTTTCACTCCAATGCAGAAAGCTTCACCAAGGAATATTATGAACTTCGTTCCCAGTTAATAATGTTACTTCTGCATTTCATGAAACAGTAATGCGGGATATCCTAGTACATGTTCTAAAGAGTTTTCAATTTCTAAGCAAGTAGCTCTCTCGATTCACAGAAGGTATCAATCATTCTTTCCGCTCGGTCATTTCTATCAAGTTGGCTTCTTCAAGAAATTCCAAAAGCCGGTAGATTACATCTCGTAATTCGTAGCCAGTCTCCGCATGAATATTGTCAGCAATCCGCAAAGCAGAATTATGACCATCAATCCAGAAATCAACAAGGGTGAAGACGGGCAGAGTCGTCACGCGAAACGAGTCCAAGATGTCTTTGAGCTCCTTCTCATCCTCGTAGGAGATCTTAGCGAAAACCGAGTCCTCATCTATTGGTCCTGGCTCACAAGTTTTCACAGGAACTGCGTCGTCCAATGGATGAGGGTCATGACTTGCTTCCGAATCTATTCCCCATTCATCAAAAACCTCGCTATAGGCTTCTTCCTCGTTTCTGCTTTCCTCCCGGATTTCTGAGAAACCCCGCCAGAAGATATCCTCAGAGATTCCAGGTACCATTCGTTCTATAGAAAGAATCGCCTCAGAATAGGATTCTCTCAAGAGATGCAGCTTGTGTCTAGCCCACTCCTTGCTTCGAACAAGTCTCTCCTGTGGTTTCCCTATTCGCATACCCTTGGACGTGGCCAACGAGGTTAGTATGTCATGGCTAATTTCGTCTACCTGTTTAGAGAATTCTTGAACCACTGTGTCGGACAGCCAGCTCACAGTGTCCTCATCAACAGTACTTAGGATATAGAGTAATGTGCCCGTAAGCATGGCGTATTTTTTGAGCATATCATTGTCAACATGCTCAGGTAGATCCCTGTCAGTATGATAGTAGGTATACGGCCACGATGTCAAGCCAACCATTGGAATATCAAAATCTGGGGAGTTGAATATGTAGTAGTCACTACCCCCGCTGAATGGGATTATGTCCCAACGGAATTTCGCAACGCCTCTGAGACCCGCAAAAAGCTCGTCATTCTTAACTAGATATCTCATCAGCCATCGGCACAAAGGCCCAATGTAGGAATAATTTGCAAGAGAAGGCATTACTGCAAGCATTGAACCGCCTGTCTCTTCTTGATTGTTCCCAATCATATCCAGATTGACTCCCCCGACAATCCTGTCGATGGTCCCCTGTTCGCGTCTATGCTTAAGATACGCTACTGAGCCTAGGTATTCCGGCATATAGAGAAAAACGATGCTGCGTTTGGGTATCGACATGGATTCATTCTCAGCCAATGCTGCAAACGTGCGTGCCAGCTCCATTGAAGTTGCAACGCCAGACGCATTGTCAACCGCACTCGGTTTGGGATGGTCAAGATGAGATGTTACAATTGCTTCTTGTTCGGTTTCTCCTTGGATTCGAGCCTCTACTATGGAGAATCTGGATTCTTTGAAGGTAGCATCTACTGAAGCACGAACCGTTATACGATCGTTTTGCAGGTAGTTTCGAAGGGCATCGCCATGAGATGGGGAAATCACAAATCCAAAAGCTCGCTCTTCTTCCCCATACCACCAGAAGCTTGAGTATAGCAGGCATTCTGCAAGTCGAGGTTCCCGATGAAGAGGTAGAGCTCCTCGTCTATCAGTCACGATTCCAATAGCTCCGAATTCGCTAACCGCTAACTTCCGAATATGATCCGGATTTGAACTTGTTAGAACAATTTTCCCTTCTACGTCTTTTCCTTCATAGTCGGACCGTGCTTTGCCTTCACCAACATCGAGAAGCTCGGTCTCTACAGCTTGT belongs to Candidatus Lokiarchaeota archaeon and includes:
- a CDS encoding alpha/beta fold hydrolase, giving the protein METLKQLNRKKQLFVLCLVLIGSSALLGHGIQSNFGSIDVEYIRIIDDNGLAVAGKMYRPLTATNASPAPAVLLLHGMNNDKDTEGPAALELAKRGVVALALDELSHGDSDRITDVLDYLGGESLQTLGGNVAYQWLKGLGFVNAAQIGLVGHSMGAGTASAIAELNPDHRAIAIQADGPYNLTEHDYMNNYLAVWSFYEELFTTQVRAEFLADSLEMIAYNEELSGPDAAQVDYTYGDFADGSAHRYAKCPCTHPGATWNQKGVAETTAWMLQALMSYSESDAWAVSGVNTQTYMIREGATLFALIVSVLSLIPLAGILLDVPYFNKIARPLPEKIPIKGRQWWGFALLNAIIAGVTYLILPNIGMILGVLIGTTAPIFMLVTGNGILLWFLVNAIIAWVSFRFWFRKESNKEDGVSYPDVGRFKSITDSKNRDIIFRTILLSAFLFGYLYLLVSISQFFLGIEFRYMWPIFKSFTPERFGQFLVYILPVLPFFLINGGVFAYGMLRQPEYGSPVKTQLIWWIKIVFAMESVLLVMILVNYLPMFLFGTGPILLMGLYGIFLMSYLPLFAGIFFIMTAFYQQTGRIYLGAITATLLVVWIMTAGMLI
- a CDS encoding DUF4910 domain-containing protein, which translates into the protein MTIQRIINEEFHPQTAKDVIRRLAMTHRTQLTPGYSDAVDIVTEFFDKHGIEYNILELPAKDDHQFYNFPSAKEWVPKSGTLEIISPSISDLRLRNLMPYGRLASFEEAPLSLVQRSVGTDGQAVETELLDVGEGKARSDYEGKDVEGKIVLTSSNPDHIRKLAVSEFGAIGIVTDRRGALPLHREPRLAECLLYSSFWWYGEEERAFGFVISPSHGDALRNYLQNDRITVRASVDATFKESRFSIVEARIQGETEQEAIVTSHLDHPKPSAVDNASGVATSMELARTFAALAENESMSIPKRSIVFLYMPEYLGSVAYLKHRREQGTIDRIVGGVNLDMIGNNQEETGGSMLAVMPSLANYSYIGPLCRWLMRYLVKNDELFAGLRGVAKFRWDIIPFSGGSDYYIFNSPDFDIPMVGLTSWPYTYYHTDRDLPEHVDNDMLKKYAMLTGTLLYILSTVDEDTVSWLSDTVVQEFSKQVDEISHDILTSLATSKGMRIGKPQERLVRSKEWARHKLHLLRESYSEAILSIERMVPGISEDIFWRGFSEIREESRNEEEAYSEVFDEWGIDSEASHDPHPLDDAVPVKTCEPGPIDEDSVFAKISYEDEKELKDILDSFRVTTLPVFTLVDFWIDGHNSALRIADNIHAETGYELRDVIYRLLEFLEEANLIEMTERKE